TACATCAAAAAATCCTTTAAGTTAACTTTCAGCTTCTCCCGAAACCGGGTCTCCGGTCATTAGTTCACCTGCTTAAGTATATCATTTCTGTTCAATAACCTCACATCCAGCTCTTCCCGGTACATCCGGACCCGGGCCAGGGTGTCCCGTTCCAGTGCCATATCAAGCATCATGCTGGCCGAATCAAGATTGTCCTCAATTTCATAATAGATTGCCATATTGTAATATGCCTTGGATCCCAGCGTACTGTCGCCAGATTCACTCAGGCGGTTCCAAATGGAATAAGCCTGCTCCCAGTCCCCTTTGCCGGTATATTTCACAGCCAGTTTCAGAGAATCTTCCTTTCCCCCGTAAAGCAACCTGGTGGTCCGGTTCCAGATAGGCACCAGATAGGAACCATATTTTATGCCACTGCCGTAAAAGAGTTCCCGGATCATATCTACTCCGGGAGAATAGGGCAGAAATTCCCCATCGCTGATGGCTGGAAAAAAGAGCGTATCTGTAAGGGTATAGCGGTCGAAGGGCCTCGGATTGTCTGGCAGGTATATGTTCCATATCAAACGGTTGGAAACCTCATAGTAATGATTCTGAACCTCACCGGGGCTTTCTTTATAGTAATCAAAGTGCTGATCCAGGGCGGCCGAATAAAATTCCAGGCTGATCACGGCATCACCGCCCATGGTATCGCACATATCGGCCACCTCTCTCTTTGTCAGAATGCGTTCTTCCAGCAGCGAGGTATCCATTCTTCGATCGCTTAACCAAATGGGCATGTGAAAACTTTCAATGGGCGAGCTGCGCAACACCTCCAGGATGCCCCGGTGCAGATTATTCATGATCAGGGTATCCAACAATACCAGCTGCCTGGCATCCATTCCAGTCTGGTTGTTTTCTGCCCAGATAAGCGGAGTAAGAGGCGCCCGGTTCAGGAAAAGCAGCTGGTTCACCTGATCGGGAAACTGAACCGTGGCTGGTTCCAGAACCTCGAATTCGACCACGCTGTAAATACTTCTGCATCCATGCAGGGCCATCGACAGCAGTGCAAGCAATAAGAGATATTTGACCCGAATGAAAATTACCCTGGATATTAATGGATCAGATCACACACTCATGCCACCACATACCTGAAGGGTCTGACCGGTCATATAGGAGGAAAGGTCCGATGCCAGGAACAAAGTTACGTTAGCGACATCTTCGGGCAATCCGCCCCGCTTCAGGGGAATACTCTTGATCCACTCCTCTTTCACATTATCAGGCAGTTTGCCGGTCATGTCGGTGATAATAAATCCGGGGGCAATGGCATTGCAGCGCACATTCCTGGCTCCCAGCTCCTTGGCAATGGATTTGGTAAATCCGAGGATCCCGGCCTTGGAAGCGGAATAGTTGGACTGTCCGGCATTTCCGTTAACGCCAACCACCGAGCTCATGTTAATTATGGACCCTGTCCTTGCTTTCAGCATATACTTCTGCACCGCTTTGGTGAAATTAAAAACCGATTTCAGATTCACCCTGATAACCAGGTCCCACATCTCTTCGTCCATGCGCATTAACAAGGTATCTCGCGTGATCCCTGCATTATTGACCAGCACGTCCACCTTTTCAAAATCGGCAATTACCTGCTCGACCACCTGATGTGCCTCATCATAATTACTGGCATCACTCACATAGCCTTTCCCCTTTACCCCCAGTTCGGAGAGCTCTTTCTCCAGGGAGTCCATGTTTTCATCCCTGGAAAGATCCGTAAACGCCACATCGGCACCCTCCTGGGCAAAACGAAGTGTTATCATCCTTCCAATACCTCTTGCAGCACCGGTAACCACTGCGACTTTTCCTTTTAGTAGATCCATGATTCGTTGATTATTTAAGGAATTTTAATTTTCATCAATGAGGCCATCTTCTTTCCAATTTCTGCCGGGGAAATTACCACCGTTATTCCACATTCCTCCATGATTCTCATTTTCGCCTCTGCAGTATCAGCCTTACCTCCAATAATAGCACCTGCATGCCCCATTCTGCGT
This window of the Bacteroidales bacterium genome carries:
- a CDS encoding DUF6340 family protein translates to MLALLSMALHGCRSIYSVVEFEVLEPATVQFPDQVNQLLFLNRAPLTPLIWAENNQTGMDARQLVLLDTLIMNNLHRGILEVLRSSPIESFHMPIWLSDRRMDTSLLEERILTKREVADMCDTMGGDAVISLEFYSAALDQHFDYYKESPGEVQNHYYEVSNRLIWNIYLPDNPRPFDRYTLTDTLFFPAISDGEFLPYSPGVDMIRELFYGSGIKYGSYLVPIWNRTTRLLYGGKEDSLKLAVKYTGKGDWEQAYSIWNRLSESGDSTLGSKAYYNMAIYYEIEDNLDSASMMLDMALERDTLARVRMYREELDVRLLNRNDILKQVN
- the fabG gene encoding 3-oxoacyl-[acyl-carrier-protein] reductase, whose translation is MDLLKGKVAVVTGAARGIGRMITLRFAQEGADVAFTDLSRDENMDSLEKELSELGVKGKGYVSDASNYDEAHQVVEQVIADFEKVDVLVNNAGITRDTLLMRMDEEMWDLVIRVNLKSVFNFTKAVQKYMLKARTGSIINMSSVVGVNGNAGQSNYSASKAGILGFTKSIAKELGARNVRCNAIAPGFIITDMTGKLPDNVKEEWIKSIPLKRGGLPEDVANVTLFLASDLSSYMTGQTLQVCGGMSV